The following nucleotide sequence is from Pasteurella multocida.
CGCCGTTGGACGGATAAAACCTTTATAAAAATCTTCGGTAATCGCACTGGAAGAAATCAATAATTGACAACTTAGTGTGCTCATCACCGCCGCGAGAATGGCGGACAGTAAAATTCCCGCGATCCACGGATTAAAGAGTAATTTGGCTAATTCAATAAATACTTGTTCTGATTCTTTATTGACTAAACCTGCCACGGTGGGATTAGCATAGAAATAGGCAATACCAAAAAAGCCAATGCCCATTGCTCCGACTAAACAGAGAATCATCCAAGTCATGCTGATTCTACGTGCTTTGTTTAAGGATTTCACCGAATCCGCTGCCATAAAGCGCGCTAGAATGTGCGGTTGACCAAAATAACCTAACCCCCAAGCCGCTAAACTGAGTAAACCTAGCGGTGTCGTGCCACTGAAAATATCGGTAAAGTCTTTATGAGCTTGGCTTTCCGCTTGTGCGAGCACCACGTTAAATTGACTTAATCCTTCTAGGCTAATTAACACAAACACGGGTGTTAGAATCAAGGCGAAAATCATTAATGTGGCTTGAATAGTGTCTGTCCAACTCACGGCTAAAAAGCCACCAATAAAGGTGTAAGCAATGGTGGCTAAAGCACCGTACCAAAGTGCAGTCGCATAATCTACAGAAAAGAGATTTTGGAACAGTTTTGCCCCTGCGACGACGCCTGAGGCACAGTAAATAGTAAAGAAGACCAAAATGATACTGGCGGACACAATTTTTAGGAGATTATGTGACGTACCGAAACGGTGGTGAAAATATTCAGGTAAAGTCAGCGCATTTTGGTTAAATTCAGTGTAAATACGTAAACGTCCTGCCACAAATAACCAATTCAGATAAGCCCCGATAGTTAAGCCAATGGCTATCCAACCTTCAATTAAGCCAGACAGGTAAATCGCACCGGGTAAACCCATTAACAGCCAGCCCGACATATCGGAGGCACCGGCTGACATGGCGGTTACAAAACTGCCTAAACGACGTCCCCCTAAAATGTAATCTGATAAATTATTAGTATAACGATAGGCGAATAAGCCAATCAGCAACATGCCAAAAATATAAATCGTAAATGTAATAAGTGTTGGATCCAATCCAAACATGATGACCTCTCAAACATCTAAAAGTATGATTTTTCTCAGCCAAAATTTGAGAAAGCTCACATTTTACCTTATTTAGCACTATTATTCTATTTCCCTTTTCGTTAGACTAACTGGCAATTGAATGTCTT
It contains:
- the putP gene encoding sodium/proline symporter PutP, whose amino-acid sequence is MFGLDPTLITFTIYIFGMLLIGLFAYRYTNNLSDYILGGRRLGSFVTAMSAGASDMSGWLLMGLPGAIYLSGLIEGWIAIGLTIGAYLNWLFVAGRLRIYTEFNQNALTLPEYFHHRFGTSHNLLKIVSASIILVFFTIYCASGVVAGAKLFQNLFSVDYATALWYGALATIAYTFIGGFLAVSWTDTIQATLMIFALILTPVFVLISLEGLSQFNVVLAQAESQAHKDFTDIFSGTTPLGLLSLAAWGLGYFGQPHILARFMAADSVKSLNKARRISMTWMILCLVGAMGIGFFGIAYFYANPTVAGLVNKESEQVFIELAKLLFNPWIAGILLSAILAAVMSTLSCQLLISSSAITEDFYKGFIRPTASEKELVWLGRAMVLAIAAIAIWIAQDEHSKVLKLVEFAWAGFGSAFGPVVLFSLFWKRMTSSAALLGMLTGAIVVFGWKSWTPIGSELHQLYEMIPGFTLASLVIITTSLLSAKPEAQIVDTFEQAQKAYKNAL